The following are from one region of the Mycetohabitans rhizoxinica HKI 454 genome:
- the panC gene encoding pantoate--beta-alanine ligase produces MKVISSINELRDQLRGQNRVAFVPTMGNLHEGHLSLMRVARQHGDPVVASIFVNRLQFGLNEDFDKYPRTLETDIDKLQRENVYVLFAPTEQDMYPRAQEYRVHPPHDLGDILEGEFRPGFFHGVCTVVMKLMSCVQPRVAVFGKKDYQQLMIVRQMCEQFALPVEVVAAETVRDTDGLALSSRNVYLTPSERAEAPTLYRTLQHVRDSVLAGHRDFAQIELAAFETLIKRGWKPDYIAIRKRANLRSPQPHEGHEPLVVLAAAQLGATRLIDNLEI; encoded by the coding sequence ATGAAAGTCATTAGCTCGATCAACGAATTGCGCGACCAGCTGCGCGGGCAGAACCGCGTCGCGTTCGTGCCCACGATGGGCAACTTGCACGAAGGGCACCTGTCGCTGATGCGCGTGGCGCGCCAGCACGGCGACCCCGTGGTCGCCAGCATCTTCGTGAACCGGCTGCAATTCGGGCTGAACGAGGATTTCGACAAGTATCCGCGCACGCTCGAGACCGACATCGACAAGCTGCAGCGGGAAAACGTCTACGTGCTGTTCGCGCCGACCGAGCAGGACATGTACCCGCGTGCGCAGGAATATCGCGTGCATCCGCCGCATGATCTGGGCGACATTCTCGAGGGCGAGTTCCGACCGGGGTTTTTTCACGGCGTCTGCACAGTTGTAATGAAACTGATGTCGTGCGTGCAGCCGCGCGTCGCGGTGTTCGGCAAGAAGGACTACCAGCAGTTGATGATCGTGCGGCAGATGTGTGAGCAATTCGCGCTGCCCGTCGAAGTGGTCGCCGCCGAGACGGTGCGCGACACGGACGGGCTCGCGCTGTCGTCACGCAATGTGTATCTGACGCCATCGGAGCGTGCCGAGGCACCAACCCTGTATCGCACACTGCAGCACGTGCGCGACAGTGTGCTCGCGGGTCACCGCGATTTTGCTCAGATCGAGCTAGCCGCGTTCGAGACGTTGATCAAGCGCGGCTGGAAGCCCGACTACATTGCGATTCGCAAGCGCGCCAATCTGCGCTCGCCGCAACCGCACGAAGGGCATGAACCGCTGGTCGTGCTCGCCGCGGCACAGCTTGGTGCGACCCGGCTCATTGATAACCTGGAGATTTGA
- a CDS encoding segregation and condensation protein A gives MSAVPAPDEAGQQASEVVLCAPATDSTPGTVDGVAFARLYGEPLFKVPQDLYIPPDALEVFLEAFEGPLDLLLYLIRKQNFNVLDIPMADVTAQYLGYIDQIRATNLELAAEYLLMAAMLIEIKSRMLLPVKKAGTGEDAEDPRAELVRRLLEYEQMKLAAQQLNRLPQHGRDFLRAQVYIEQNLTPRWPDVNADDLRGAWADVLKRAKLVQHHKITREELSVREHMSQILRKLQHARFMEFTELFDVSRGVPVVVVNFIAMLELSRESLLEITQAEPFAPIYVRLAYSPT, from the coding sequence GTGAGCGCCGTTCCGGCACCGGACGAGGCGGGCCAGCAGGCATCCGAGGTCGTGCTGTGCGCGCCGGCCACTGACTCGACGCCGGGCACGGTCGACGGCGTCGCGTTCGCGCGCCTATACGGCGAGCCGCTGTTCAAGGTGCCGCAGGACCTGTACATCCCGCCGGACGCGCTCGAAGTCTTTCTAGAAGCATTTGAGGGTCCGCTCGATCTGCTGCTCTACCTGATTCGCAAGCAAAATTTCAATGTGCTCGACATTCCGATGGCGGACGTTACCGCGCAGTACTTGGGCTACATCGACCAAATCCGCGCGACGAACCTGGAGCTGGCGGCCGAATACTTGCTAATGGCGGCCATGCTGATCGAGATCAAGTCACGGATGTTGCTGCCGGTGAAAAAGGCCGGTACCGGCGAGGATGCCGAGGACCCGCGCGCCGAGTTGGTACGCCGGCTGCTCGAGTATGAGCAAATGAAGCTTGCCGCGCAGCAGTTGAACCGCCTGCCGCAGCATGGGCGTGACTTCCTGCGCGCGCAAGTGTATATCGAGCAAAATCTGACGCCACGCTGGCCGGACGTCAACGCGGATGACTTGCGCGGCGCGTGGGCCGACGTGCTCAAGCGCGCCAAGCTTGTGCAGCATCACAAGATCACCCGCGAGGAACTGTCGGTGCGCGAGCACATGAGCCAAATCCTGCGCAAGCTGCAGCACGCGCGTTTCATGGAATTCACCGAACTGTTCGATGTATCGCGTGGCGTGCCCGTGGTGGTCGTCAACTTCATTGCGATGCTGGAGCTTTCCCGCGAATCGTTGCTCGAAATCACGCAGGCCGAGCCATTCGCACCGATCTACGTCCGGCTGGCGTACTCACCGACCTAA
- a CDS encoding DUF3460 family protein, giving the protein MYQSDITQFLTQLKQQHPELEEQQRNGRALLWDKAPIDLDERTRQQQARVPQTPYVYYQNF; this is encoded by the coding sequence ATGTATCAGTCGGACATCACCCAATTCCTGACCCAGCTCAAACAGCAACATCCGGAGCTCGAGGAACAGCAACGCAACGGCCGCGCACTGCTGTGGGATAAGGCGCCGATCGATCTGGACGAGCGCACGCGCCAGCAACAGGCACGCGTGCCGCAGACGCCCTACGTGTACTACCAGAATTTCTAA
- a CDS encoding autotransporter assembly complex protein TamA produces the protein MEFDLPRSSPGLPCGVTRCVRAIRTRTHAACRALRCAAMVVPLMVPGAALAKYDVDIDAPSHSLRKLLRAHLDVSRFAKRNDISDEQFEFLVTAVPQQVRDLLSTEGYFEPVVRTDVRAGKRRAVTVYVEPGPRTHVSAIELSFTGPMLTEAPEQEKAVRSAFGLTRGEPFTQAAWDEAKKASLKTLQSYRYLGATIAHSQARIDPRTHEARLSITYESGPTFTLGPLDVSGTRRYPQSIITNVNPLGPGEIYSAERIAELQRQVQNTPYYASVGISVDDDVSKPQHTPVHVKVSEYQYNAVRTGIGYSSDTGGHIQGAYSYLDMFGAAWPFSFSGRLDQTQQYGQVQLSMPPGPRAWTNTLLGSYTRTDVSGTDIHSARVGAQRTRTSQNIDYNYQVLFYLDRLDQNSAGPTVSRALVPSWLWTRRNVDDPXFPRAGSLLRLEAGLAIKGVMTDQTFGRAYTNARQYVPIGRRDIVLLRLQAGGVFTAGGSRGVPASLLFRAGGAETIRGYGYDSIGNNVGGSVLPTKYLLSAGTEYQHWINHDWGAAAFWDIGTATDNWAEKIFYQGVGVGARWRSPVGPINLDLTYGLRNHSWRPYLTLGIAF, from the coding sequence ATGGAGTTCGATTTGCCACGTAGTTCTCCCGGGCTGCCTTGCGGTGTCACGCGATGCGTGCGAGCAATACGCACGCGAACGCATGCGGCGTGCCGGGCGCTGCGATGCGCTGCAATGGTCGTGCCACTGATGGTGCCTGGCGCCGCCTTGGCCAAGTACGACGTGGATATCGACGCGCCGTCCCATTCGCTGCGCAAGCTGCTGCGCGCTCACCTGGATGTGTCGCGTTTCGCTAAGCGAAATGACATCTCGGATGAGCAATTCGAATTTCTCGTGACGGCGGTGCCGCAGCAAGTGCGCGATCTACTGTCCACTGAAGGGTATTTTGAGCCGGTGGTGCGCACTGATGTGCGCGCTGGCAAGCGTCGCGCGGTGACCGTGTATGTGGAGCCGGGCCCGCGCACGCATGTGTCGGCGATCGAATTGTCGTTCACTGGACCGATGCTGACCGAGGCGCCCGAACAGGAAAAGGCGGTACGCAGCGCATTCGGGTTGACCCGTGGCGAGCCGTTCACGCAGGCGGCGTGGGACGAGGCCAAGAAAGCCTCGCTCAAGACGCTGCAGTCGTACCGTTACCTGGGCGCGACGATCGCACATTCGCAAGCGCGGATCGACCCTCGTACCCACGAGGCGCGATTGAGCATCACGTATGAGAGCGGGCCGACGTTTACCCTCGGGCCGCTTGATGTGTCCGGCACGCGGCGCTATCCGCAATCGATTATCACGAACGTCAACCCGCTGGGTCCCGGCGAAATCTACAGCGCCGAGCGCATCGCCGAGCTGCAGCGGCAAGTGCAGAACACGCCGTACTATGCCAGCGTCGGCATCTCGGTCGATGACGACGTCAGCAAGCCGCAGCACACGCCCGTGCACGTCAAGGTCAGCGAATACCAGTACAACGCGGTGCGTACCGGCATCGGTTATTCGTCCGATACCGGCGGACACATCCAGGGGGCATACTCGTACCTCGATATGTTCGGTGCTGCCTGGCCTTTCAGCTTCTCGGGCCGGTTGGACCAAACGCAGCAATATGGGCAGGTTCAGTTGTCGATGCCACCGGGACCGCGCGCGTGGACCAACACGCTGCTCGGCTCGTACACGCGCACCGACGTGTCGGGCACCGATATCCATAGCGCGCGGGTCGGCGCACAGCGCACGCGCACGTCGCAGAATATCGACTACAACTACCAGGTGCTGTTCTACCTGGATCGCCTGGACCAGAACAGCGCCGGACCCACCGTGAGCCGCGCGCTCGTGCCGTCGTGGTTGTGGACCCGACGGAACGTCGACGATCCGGKGTTCCCGCGAGCGGGTAGCCTGCTGCGCCTGGAGGCCGGTTTAGCGATTAAGGGCGTGATGACGGATCAGACGTTTGGGCGGGCCTACACGAACGCACGGCAGTACGTGCCGATCGGCCGGCGCGACATCGTGCTGCTGCGGCTGCAAGCCGGTGGCGTATTCACGGCTGGCGGCTCGCGCGGCGTGCCGGCATCGCTGCTATTTCGCGCCGGCGGCGCGGAGACGATACGCGGCTATGGCTATGACAGCATTGGCAACAATGTGGGCGGCTCGGTGTTGCCGACCAAATACCTGCTCAGTGCCGGCACCGAGTACCAGCACTGGATCAACCACGACTGGGGCGCGGCGGCCTTCTGGGATATCGGCACGGCGACCGATAACTGGGCCGAGAAGATTTTTTACCAGGGCGTGGGCGTTGGCGCACGCTGGCGCAGCCCCGTCGGGCCGATCAATCTCGACCTGACGTATGGCCTGCGCAATCATAGCTGGCGCCCCTATTTGACGCTGGGCATCGCGTTCTGA
- the metG gene encoding methionine--tRNA ligase: MSAPVSAGAPRRMLVTSALPYANGPIHIGHLVEYIQTDIWVRAMRMHGHEVYYVGADDTHGTPIMLRAQSEGITPRQLIERVWQEHKRDFDHFGISFDNYYSTDSDENRVLSETIFTALHDAGLIAARDIEQAYDPVKEMFLPDRFIKGECPKCSAKDQYGDSCEVCGSTYQPTELVKPYSVLSGATPVKKTSTHYFFKLSDPRCETFLRGWVSQLAQQEATNKLREWLGEDGDATLADWDISRDAPYFGFEIPGAPGKYFYVWLDAPVGYYASFKNLCERRGLNFEEWVRPGSTTEQYHFIGKDILYFHTLFWPAMLQFSGHRTPTNVFAHGFLTVDGTKMSKSRGTFINANSYITTGLDPQWLRYYLAAKLNSTMEDIDLNLDDFQARVNSDLVGKYVNIASRAAGFLVKRFDARVQDSAMNHPLLVRLRDAIPTIAAHYESREYSRALRQTMELADAVNAYVDAAKPWEQAKDPANAVALHETCSVSLEAFRLLTLALKPVLPKLAESVETFLSIEPLKWADVSVPLSSARPIRPYQHLMRRVDPKQIDALLAANRQSLQPATDTATAATTAGTVKSCGAHDTSANGEGFITIDDFAKIDLRIARIVDCKAVEGSDKLLHLTLDVGEASTRNVFSGIKAAYRPEELIGKLTVMVANLAPRKMKFGVSEGMVLAASAADEKKEPGIYVLEPHSGAKPGMRVK; the protein is encoded by the coding sequence GGCCCAATCCATATCGGCCATCTTGTTGAATATATCCAGACCGACATCTGGGTGCGCGCGATGCGAATGCACGGTCACGAGGTGTACTACGTCGGCGCGGACGATACTCATGGCACGCCGATCATGCTGCGCGCGCAGTCCGAGGGCATCACGCCACGGCAGTTGATCGAGCGCGTCTGGCAGGAACATAAGCGCGATTTCGACCATTTCGGTATCTCGTTCGACAATTACTACTCGACGGACTCGGACGAGAACCGGGTGTTGTCCGAGACCATTTTCACCGCACTTCACGATGCCGGATTGATCGCGGCGCGCGATATCGAACAAGCGTATGACCCGGTCAAGGAGATGTTCCTGCCAGACCGCTTCATCAAGGGCGAATGCCCGAAATGCAGTGCGAAGGATCAATATGGCGACAGTTGCGAGGTGTGTGGGTCGACGTACCAGCCGACCGAACTGGTCAAGCCGTATTCAGTGTTGTCCGGCGCGACGCCGGTGAAAAAAACGTCGACGCACTATTTCTTCAAGCTGTCCGATCCGCGCTGCGAGACTTTCCTGCGCGGTTGGGTCAGCCAGCTCGCGCAGCAGGAGGCGACCAACAAGCTGCGCGAGTGGCTCGGCGAGGACGGCGACGCGACGCTCGCCGACTGGGACATCTCACGCGATGCACCGTACTTCGGCTTCGAGATCCCGGGCGCGCCCGGCAAGTACTTCTACGTGTGGCTCGATGCACCGGTCGGCTACTATGCCAGCTTCAAGAACCTGTGCGAGCGGCGTGGCTTGAACTTTGAAGAATGGGTCCGTCCGGGCTCGACCACCGAGCAATACCACTTCATCGGCAAGGACATCCTGTATTTCCACACGCTGTTCTGGCCTGCCATGCTGCAATTCTCCGGCCACCGCACGCCGACCAACGTGTTCGCGCATGGCTTCCTGACCGTGGACGGCACGAAGATGTCCAAGTCGCGCGGTACCTTCATCAACGCGAACAGCTACATCACGACCGGTTTGGATCCGCAATGGCTGCGATACTACCTCGCCGCGAAGCTTAACAGCACGATGGAGGACATCGACCTAAACCTCGACGACTTCCAGGCGCGTGTGAACAGCGACCTGGTCGGCAAATACGTGAACATCGCGAGCCGCGCCGCCGGTTTCCTGGTTAAGCGGTTTGATGCACGCGTGCAGGACAGCGCGATGAACCATCCGCTGCTGGTCCGGCTGCGCGACGCAATCCCGACGATCGCGGCGCACTACGAAAGCCGCGAATACAGCCGCGCACTGCGCCAAACGATGGAGTTAGCAGACGCCGTCAACGCGTACGTGGATGCCGCCAAGCCTTGGGAACAGGCCAAGGATCCCGCCAATGCGGTGGCGTTGCACGAGACGTGCAGCGTCAGTCTCGAGGCATTCCGGTTGCTCACGCTGGCGCTTAAGCCCGTATTGCCGAAACTCGCCGAATCGGTCGAGACATTCCTCTCGATCGAGCCGCTCAAATGGGCCGACGTCTCAGTGCCGCTATCGTCGGCGCGGCCGATCCGGCCGTACCAGCATCTCATGCGGCGCGTGGACCCCAAGCAGATCGACGCGCTGCTTGCCGCCAACCGCCAGTCATTGCAGCCGGCCACGGACACGGCCACGGCCGCCACCACGGCGGGCACGGTCAAGTCGTGCGGCGCCCACGACACGTCAGCAAACGGCGAGGGCTTCATCACGATCGACGATTTTGCAAAGATCGACCTACGCATTGCGCGCATCGTCGACTGCAAGGCGGTGGAAGGGTCCGACAAACTGTTGCACCTGACCCTGGACGTGGGCGAGGCGAGCACGCGCAATGTATTCTCCGGAATTAAGGCGGCCTACCGCCCCGAGGAGTTGATCGGCAAGCTGACCGTGATGGTTGCGAACCTCGCACCGCGCAAGATGAAGTTCGGCGTGTCCGAAGGCATGGTATTGGCCGCGTCGGCGGCGGATGAGAAAAAGGAACCCGGCATCTACGTGCTCGAGCCGCACAGCGGTGCAAAGCCCGGCATGCGAGTCAAATAG